AGGTTCCATGTCGCGGGGATCGGCGATTAGCGCGTCGCAGAACCTGACGACGCAGACCCTGGCACGCGTGGCTGGCACTCTAGTAGACCGTGAGCCGTCGGAGTTGGTGGATTTCGACTTCGGCAAAGGGATGGTGGCGTGCTTCCCTGTGACGCTTCCCGATCTCATCACAATCTGGCGCAGCACCGGGGCATCGGACGTGGAGACCTTTGTCCATATGTCCGGAAACGCTTTTCCCGAAGGCGATCTTTCCGACCTGCCCGTTGGCCCGACTGGGGAAGAGCGCAACGCCAACCGCTACCAGGCTTCGATTCGCGTCACCGACGCCAGCGGCAGCACTGTGTGCGCGGTTCTGGACACGCTCAACGGCTACAGCTTCACGCCTCTCGCGGCGGCGGAAGCGGCGCGCCGCGTGATGAGCGGCGAGGTCCGCCCAGGATTCCAGACACCAGCTGGCCTGTTCGGACATGAATTTGCCGAAACCATCGCTGACACGCGGATCACCTTGCTGGACGCACCAGCCCATACGGAGGCTTGAAGCCATGACGAACCGAGATCACCCATCCGATATCATTGCGGTGACCGATGCTCTTTATCGCTTCGCCGCAGGTATCGATCTACGAGACAAAGACCTTCTTACCTCTGCCTTTGCTGAGGGAGCCGTGTCCGACTTTCGACCCGCCGGCGAAAAGGCGGGGTTCGAATACCCGGTGCTCGAAGGCAGAGACACGATCGTAGCTGCCCTGCTGGGATCACTTGCTGCATTGGACACTTCTCATTCTGTCAGCAATCCGCGCGTATTTCTGAGTGGTGACCTCGCACGGCTGGATGCGTTGGTGGAAGCACAACATCTCCCGCGCACAGATCACTCGCGCCACTACCTGAT
This Halomonas huangheensis DNA region includes the following protein-coding sequences:
- a CDS encoding saccharopine dehydrogenase NADP-binding domain-containing protein, translating into MTHLMIYGAAGFTGRMAATHAKAMGLQILVAGRDEEPLLALAEELGVDHRVFALDDAAAIDIGLTDVAVLLNCAGPFMHTAEPLMLGALRNRAHYLDIAAELDSYRLAEKLDRAAQAAGVMFLPGSGGSVAMLGSLAGFAATQGAEPRKVSVALHVTGSMSRGSAISASQNLTTQTLARVAGTLVDREPSELVDFDFGKGMVACFPVTLPDLITIWRSTGASDVETFVHMSGNAFPEGDLSDLPVGPTGEERNANRYQASIRVTDASGSTVCAVLDTLNGYSFTPLAAAEAARRVMSGEVRPGFQTPAGLFGHEFAETIADTRITLLDAPAHTEA
- a CDS encoding nuclear transport factor 2 family protein, whose translation is MTNRDHPSDIIAVTDALYRFAAGIDLRDKDLLTSAFAEGAVSDFRPAGEKAGFEYPVLEGRDTIVAALLGSLAALDTSHSVSNPRVFLSGDLARLDALVEAQHLPRTDHSRHYLMKNRYDVELVREGGRWIIQRVTIDNIWRTGDPAVLVGI